In a single window of the Pseudomonas oryzihabitans genome:
- a CDS encoding LysR family transcriptional regulator — MDLANLNAFVAVAELGGFSDAGERLHLTQPAVSKRIAALEQQLGLRLFDRIGREVSLTEAGRALLPRAYQILGVIDDTRRALTNLNGAIGGRLTLATSHHIGLHRLPPILRRFTREYPEVALDIRFLDSEAAYDEILHGRVELAIITLAPQTAAPIKAVPVWNDPLDFVAAPEHALANQKEVSLADVARHPAVFPGGNTFTRLIVHGLFDAQGLTPNIAMSTNYLETIKMLVSIGLAWSVLPRTLLDDQVRRLPLPGIQLERRLGYILHTERTHSNAAQAFMGLLDEVERA, encoded by the coding sequence CCCAACCTGCGGTCAGCAAACGCATCGCCGCGCTGGAGCAGCAACTGGGGCTGCGATTGTTCGACCGCATCGGGCGCGAGGTCAGCCTGACCGAGGCCGGACGCGCCCTGCTCCCCCGCGCCTATCAGATTCTAGGCGTGATCGATGACACCCGACGCGCTCTGACCAATCTCAATGGTGCCATCGGCGGCCGGCTGACGCTGGCGACCAGTCACCACATCGGCCTGCACCGGCTGCCGCCGATCCTTAGACGGTTCACTCGGGAGTATCCCGAGGTCGCCCTGGATATCCGCTTTCTCGATTCGGAAGCGGCCTACGACGAGATCCTGCATGGGCGGGTGGAGCTGGCCATCATCACCCTGGCGCCCCAGACCGCGGCGCCGATCAAGGCGGTGCCGGTGTGGAACGATCCCCTGGATTTCGTGGCGGCGCCCGAGCATGCGCTGGCAAACCAGAAGGAGGTCAGCCTGGCCGATGTGGCGCGGCACCCGGCGGTGTTTCCCGGCGGCAATACCTTTACCCGCCTGATCGTCCATGGTCTGTTCGATGCCCAGGGACTGACACCCAACATCGCCATGAGCACCAACTACCTGGAGACGATCAAGATGCTGGTCTCCATTGGCCTGGCCTGGAGCGTCCTGCCGCGTACCCTGCTGGACGATCAGGTCCGCCGGCTGCCGCTACCGGGGATTCAGCTGGAGCGGCGGCTGGGCTACATCCTGCATACCGAGCGTACCCATTCGAATGCGGCTCAGGCGTTCATGGGGTTGCTGGATGAGGTGGAGCGGGCGTAG